Proteins encoded in a region of the Moritella marina ATCC 15381 genome:
- a CDS encoding NYN domain-containing protein produces MQKIAVFVDVQNIYYTTRHTYGRQFNYRKLWQHLLLQGDVVTAYAYAIDRSDDQQRKFQDALKHIGFDVKLKPFIQRSDGSAKGDWDVGITIDVLQVAESVDTVILLSGDGDFAILLDTIKARHQVRTEVYGVPALTANTLMNSATVFNPIDEDFLL; encoded by the coding sequence GTGCAAAAAATAGCAGTGTTTGTTGACGTACAGAATATCTATTACACCACACGTCATACATATGGTCGTCAGTTTAATTATCGGAAACTGTGGCAACATTTATTACTACAAGGTGATGTTGTAACGGCTTACGCTTATGCCATTGACAGAAGTGATGATCAACAACGAAAATTTCAAGATGCTCTGAAACATATAGGGTTTGATGTAAAATTAAAACCCTTTATCCAGCGCAGTGATGGTAGTGCCAAAGGTGATTGGGATGTAGGAATAACGATAGATGTATTACAAGTTGCAGAGTCAGTCGATACCGTCATTCTGCTTTCAGGAGATGGTGACTTTGCGATCTTACTCGATACAATCAAAGCGCGTCATCAAGTCAGAACTGAAGTATATGGGGTTCCCGCGCTAACAGCGAATACATTAATGAACAGCGCGACGGTATTTAATCCAATCGATGAAGACTTTCTGTTATAG
- a CDS encoding GtrA family protein translates to MNNKYVKFAIVGGIGFIVDLLLMILFATFLPLLVARLLAFFFAVNSNWLLHRNFTFKAQQEQSNSGLRQEWSKFLCSSCVGAMPNLLCYWLLLTGLSLTGNAAIIAIIPGIMFAMLVNYFLAERWVFGK, encoded by the coding sequence ATGAATAACAAATATGTTAAATTTGCTATTGTCGGTGGTATAGGATTTATCGTTGATCTACTCCTGATGATATTATTCGCTACATTCTTGCCGCTATTAGTTGCTCGATTACTTGCATTCTTCTTTGCTGTAAACAGTAATTGGCTGTTGCACCGTAACTTCACATTTAAAGCTCAGCAAGAACAAAGTAATAGTGGCTTACGACAAGAATGGAGTAAGTTTTTATGTTCATCCTGCGTTGGCGCAATGCCTAACCTACTTTGTTATTGGTTACTACTGACAGGCTTATCGCTCACAGGGAATGCCGCGATAATCGCGATCATACCCGGTATTATGTTTGCTATGCTGGTTAACTATTTTCTCGCCGAACGTTGGGTATTCGGTAAATAA
- a CDS encoding YaiI/YqxD family protein, with amino-acid sequence MTIWVDADACPGPMKEILFRAAVRVKVPLVLVANHWIRVPASPYISMTQVPSGFDVADDHIVLKVAQDDLVITSDIPLAAEVIEKGAHVITSRGEKYTLSNIRQRLNIRDFMDTMRASGEMTGGPAALGSKDKQAFGNALDQYLAKYANK; translated from the coding sequence ATTACAATATGGGTTGACGCTGATGCTTGCCCTGGCCCAATGAAAGAAATACTCTTTCGCGCAGCGGTTCGCGTAAAAGTACCATTGGTATTAGTCGCAAACCACTGGATACGCGTACCCGCATCTCCATATATTTCAATGACCCAAGTACCATCAGGCTTTGATGTGGCTGATGATCACATCGTATTAAAAGTAGCTCAAGACGATCTGGTTATTACCTCTGATATTCCATTAGCAGCCGAAGTTATCGAAAAAGGCGCGCACGTAATCACTTCTCGCGGTGAAAAGTACACGTTAAGTAATATTCGTCAGCGCCTTAATATACGAGATTTTATGGACACGATGCGCGCAAGCGGTGAAATGACAGGTGGCCCGGCGGCGTTAGGATCAAAAGATAAACAAGCATTTGGTAATGCGCTTGACCAATATCTAGCCAAGTACGCTAATAAATAA